The following proteins are co-located in the Rattus norvegicus strain BN/NHsdMcwi chromosome 19, GRCr8, whole genome shotgun sequence genome:
- the Rab4a gene encoding ras-related protein Rab-4A, producing the protein MAQTAMSETYDFLFKFLVIGNAGTGKSCLLHQFIEKKFKDDSNHTIGVEFGSKIINVGGKYVKLQIWDTAGQERFRSVTRSYYRGAAGALLVYDITSRETYNALTNWLTDARMLASQNIVIILCGNKKDLDADREVTFLEASRFAQENELMFLETSALTGENVEEAFMQCARKILNKIESGELDPERMGSGIQYGDAALRQLRSPRRTQAPSAQECGC; encoded by the exons ATGGCGCAGACCGCCATGTCCGAGACTTACG ATTTCTTGTTTAAGTTCTTGGTCATTGGAAATGCGGGAACTGGCAAATCCTGCTTGCTCCATCAGTTCATTGAGAAGAAAT tcaAAGATGACTCAAATCATACCATAGGAGTGGAATTCGGCTCAAAGATAATAAATGTTGGTGGTAAATATGTGAAGTTACAGATATGGGACACGGCTGGACAGGAGCGGTTCAG GTCTGTGACGAGAAGCTACTACAGAGGTGCGGCTGGGGCACTCCTCGTCTATGACATCACCAG CCGAGAAACCTACAATGCGCTTACTAATTGGTTAACAGATGCCAGAATGCTGGCGAGCCAGAACATCGTCATCATTCTCTGCGGGAACAAGAAGGACCTGGATGCCGACCGGGAAGTCACCTTCCTTGAAGCCTCCAGGTTCGCACAAGAGAATG AGCTCATGTTCCTGGAAACCAGTGCACTGACTGGCGAGAACGTCGAAGAGGCTTTCATGCAGTGCGCAAGGAAGATACTTAACAAAATTGAATCAG GTGAGCTGGACCCCGAGAGGATGGGCTCTGGTATCCAGTATGGAGACGCCGCCTTGAGACAGCTACGGTCACCCCGACGTACACAGGCTCCAAGTGCACAGGAGTGTGGCTGCTAG
- the Rab4a gene encoding ras-related protein Rab-4A isoform X2: protein MTSPDARMLASQNIVIILCGNKKDLDADREVTFLEASRFAQENELMFLETSALTGENVEEAFMQCARKILNKIESGELDPERMGSGIQYGDAALRQLRSPRRTQAPSAQECGC from the exons ATGACATCACCAG ATGCCAGAATGCTGGCGAGCCAGAACATCGTCATCATTCTCTGCGGGAACAAGAAGGACCTGGATGCCGACCGGGAAGTCACCTTCCTTGAAGCCTCCAGGTTCGCACAAGAGAATG AGCTCATGTTCCTGGAAACCAGTGCACTGACTGGCGAGAACGTCGAAGAGGCTTTCATGCAGTGCGCAAGGAAGATACTTAACAAAATTGAATCAG GTGAGCTGGACCCCGAGAGGATGGGCTCTGGTATCCAGTATGGAGACGCCGCCTTGAGACAGCTACGGTCACCCCGACGTACACAGGCTCCAAGTGCACAGGAGTGTGGCTGCTAG
- the Rab4a gene encoding ras-related protein Rab-4A isoform X1: MAQTAMSETYDFLFKFLVIGNAGTGKSCLLHQFIEKKFKDDSNHTIGVEFGSKIINVGGKYVKLQIWDTAGQERFRSVTRSYYRGAAGALLVYDITRCQNAGEPEHRHHSLREQEGPGCRPGSHLP; the protein is encoded by the exons ATGGCGCAGACCGCCATGTCCGAGACTTACG ATTTCTTGTTTAAGTTCTTGGTCATTGGAAATGCGGGAACTGGCAAATCCTGCTTGCTCCATCAGTTCATTGAGAAGAAAT tcaAAGATGACTCAAATCATACCATAGGAGTGGAATTCGGCTCAAAGATAATAAATGTTGGTGGTAAATATGTGAAGTTACAGATATGGGACACGGCTGGACAGGAGCGGTTCAG GTCTGTGACGAGAAGCTACTACAGAGGTGCGGCTGGGGCACTCCTCGTCTATGACATCACCAG ATGCCAGAATGCTGGCGAGCCAGAACATCGTCATCATTCTCTGCGGGAACAAGAAGGACCTGGATGCCGACCGGGAAGTCACCTTCCTTGA